In Molothrus ater isolate BHLD 08-10-18 breed brown headed cowbird chromosome 21, BPBGC_Mater_1.1, whole genome shotgun sequence, a single genomic region encodes these proteins:
- the SEPTIN4 gene encoding septin-4 isoform X1, translating to MIKRFLKEDSDEAELTQFLRDCPAADSSRKVEAPESRREPGHPLGSGARVPPDEGSDERDARIFSRSRPADFQQHIAAPPPPSPNRPRSPWGQLDPYDSSEDDKEYVGFATLPNQVHRKSVKKGFDFTLMVAGESGLGKSTLVNSLFLTDMYRDRKLLNAEERITQTVEITKHVVDIEEKGVKLRLTIVDTPGFGDAVNNTECWKPVADYIDQQFEQYFRDESGLNRKNIQDNRVHCCIYFISPFGHGLRPLDVEFMRALHQRVNIVPVLAKADTLTPAEVERMKNKIREEIDHYGIRIYQFPECDSDEDEEFKLQDQALKESIPFAVIGSNTVVEAKGRRVRGRLYPWGIVEVENPSHCDFVKLRTMLVRTHMQDLKDVTRETHYENYRTQCIQSMTRMVVKERNRNKLTRESGTDFPIPVIPPVPDVETEKLIREKDEELRRMQEMLQKIQKQMKDSH from the exons ATG ATAAAACGTTTTCTGAAGGAGGACTCGGACGAGGCTGAGCTGACCCAGTTCCTGCGGGATTGCCCAGCAGCTGACAGCTCCAGGAAGGTGGAGGCCCCGGAGAGCCGGCGGGAGCCCGGCCACCCCCTGGGCAGCGGGGCCAGGGTCCCCCCAGACGAAGGCAGTGACGAGAGGGACGCCAGGATTTTctcccgctcccggcccgcggatttccagcagcacatcgccgcccccccgccccccaGCCCCAACCGCCCGcgcagcccctggggacagctggacCCCTACGACTCCTCCGAG gATGACAAGGAGTACGTGGGCTTTGCCACGCTGCCCAACCAGGTGCATCGCAAGTCGGTGAAGAAGGGCTTTGACTTCACCCTCATGGTGGCAG GGGAATCCGGGCTGGGCAAGTCCACCCTGGTCAACAGCCTCTTCCTGACGGACATGTACAGGGACCGCAAGCTGCTCAATGCCGAAG AGCGCATCACGCAGACAGTGGAGATCACCAAGCACGTGGTGGACATCGAGGAGAAGGGGGTCAAGCTGCGCCTGACCATCGTGGACACGCCAGGCTTCGGGGACGCCGTCAACAACACCGAGTG ctggaagccAGTGGCCGACTACATCGACCAGCAGTTCGAGCAGTATTTCCGTGACGAAAGTGGCCTCAACCGGAAAAACATCCAGGACAACCGAGTGCACTGCTGCATCTACTTCATCTCGCCCTTCGGCCATGG GCTCCGGCCCCTGGACGTGGAGTTCATGAGAGCTCTGCACCAGCGTGTGAATATCGTGCCcgtgctggccaaggctgacACGCTGACCCCTGCCGAGGTGGAGCGCATGAAGAACAAG ATCCGGGAGGAGATCGACCACTATGGCATCCGCATCTACCAATTCCCTGAGTGTGACTCGGACGAGGATGAGGAGTTCAAGCTGCAGGACCAGGCACTGAAG GAGAGCATCCCCTTCGCCGTCATCGGCAGCAACACGGTGGTGGAGGCCAAGGGCCGGCGCGTCCGCGGGCGCCTCTACCCCTGGGGCATTGTGGAAG TGGAGAACCCGTCCCACTGCGACTTCGTGAAGCTGCGCACGATGCTGGTGAGGACACACATGCAGGACCTGAAGGACGTGACACGGGAGACGCACTACGAGAACTACCGCACACAGTGCATCCAGAGCATGACCCGCATGGTGGTCAAGGAGCGCAACCGCAA CAAGCTGACCCGGGAGAGCGGGACAGACTTCCCCATCCCCGTGATCCCCCCGGTGCCGGATGTGGAGACCGAGAAGCTCATCCGGGAGAAGGACGAGGAG ctgcGGCGGAtgcaggagatgctccagaAGATCCAGAAGCAGATGAAGGACTCGCACTAG
- the SEPTIN4 gene encoding septin-4 isoform X2, protein MLRSHRPAEPSGPAGAEGSRGVPQPPPWGHLLSPSLAPCSPCCGRGGSGRGARRASARPGQRRDLVSSPLIPASRLAAGTASERGQGAGQDTCPHGGTSPRGPALGGHSPAGSPQGHGLPRPLRASRLGLGSPGSCLGTLGTLVPAGSGAWSHGSRCRTCPRERVSSRQPCKQDVEPSRSRRSRPSSQPRQHTGSSSGAAVPVPPARCPRSAPREQPGQGGVGVLVMSPCPLPCLSPGTAGTGAPVLTPRERAAGGGRGHQGTPARSLPPPGCSPAQATPQSLFISSWCLCLLPAPSPSSWQALGRGGVLAAPEDPEERRGAQGEGAHPCPPECQELAAVPTPQVIKRFLKEDSDEAELTQFLRDCPAADSSRKVEAPESRREPGHPLGSGARVPPDEGSDERDARIFSRSRPADFQQHIAAPPPPSPNRPRSPWGQLDPYDSSEDDKEYVGFATLPNQVHRKSVKKGFDFTLMVAGESGLGKSTLVNSLFLTDMYRDRKLLNAEERITQTVEITKHVVDIEEKGVKLRLTIVDTPGFGDAVNNTECWKPVADYIDQQFEQYFRDESGLNRKNIQDNRVHCCIYFISPFGHGLRPLDVEFMRALHQRVNIVPVLAKADTLTPAEVERMKNKIREEIDHYGIRIYQFPECDSDEDEEFKLQDQALKESIPFAVIGSNTVVEAKGRRVRGRLYPWGIVEVENPSHCDFVKLRTMLVRTHMQDLKDVTRETHYENYRTQCIQSMTRMVVKERNRNKLTRESGTDFPIPVIPPVPDVETEKLIREKDEELRRMQEMLQKIQKQMKDSH, encoded by the exons atgctGCGGTCACACAGACCCGCCGAGCCCTCGGGACCcgctggggcagaggggagcaggggggtcccgcagcccccgccATGGGGCcacctgctgtcccccagcctggccccgTGCTCCCCGTGCTGTGGCCGCGGGGGCAGCGGGAGAGGGGCCAGGCGTGCGAGCGCTCGGCCCGGGCAGCGCCGTGACCTTGTTTCCAGCCCGCTGATTCCCGCATCTCGCCTTGCCGCCGGCACCGCCAGCGAGCGGGGACAAGGCGCAGGGCAGGACACGTGTCCCCATGGAGGGACCTCTCCTCGAGGCCCCGCTCTGGGGGGACATTCCCCAGCTGGGAGCCCACAGGGTCACGGGCTCCCCCGGCCCCTGCGTGCCTCTCGTTTGGGGCTGGGGTCGCCTGGCAGTTGCCTTgggaccttggggacattggTGCCTGCTGGCAGCGGGGCTTGGTCCCACGGGAGCCGCTGCCGGACGTGCCCTCGGGAACGCGTCTCCTCCCGCCAGCCTTGTAAACAGGATGTGGAGCCATCCCGATCCCGGCGTTCCCGTCCCTCATCCCAGCCCCGCCAGCACACGGGCAGCAGCTCGggggcagctgtgcctgtcccccCCGCCCGCTGCCCGCGCTCCGCTCCACGGGAACAGCCAGGGCAAGGAGGTGTCGGGGTCCTGGTCATGTCTCcgtgtcccctgccctgcctttctCCCGGGACTGCGGGGACGGGGGCTCCTGTGCTGACACCCCGTGAACGGGCAGCGGGCGGGGGCCGTGGGCACCAGGGGACCCCTGCCCGCTCTCTGCCTCCCCCCGGCTGCAGCCCGGCTCAGGCCACCCCTCAATCGCTCTTCATCTCTTCTTGGTGTCTCTGCCTCCTCCCGGCCCCCTCCCCGTCGTCCTGGCAGGCCTTGGGACGCGGGGGGGTCCTGGCTGCCCCAGAAGACCCCGAGGAGCGGCGGGGTGCCCAGGGGGAAGGTGCCCACCCCTGTCCCCCGgagtgccaggagctggctgccGTCCCCACGCCACAAGTC ATAAAACGTTTTCTGAAGGAGGACTCGGACGAGGCTGAGCTGACCCAGTTCCTGCGGGATTGCCCAGCAGCTGACAGCTCCAGGAAGGTGGAGGCCCCGGAGAGCCGGCGGGAGCCCGGCCACCCCCTGGGCAGCGGGGCCAGGGTCCCCCCAGACGAAGGCAGTGACGAGAGGGACGCCAGGATTTTctcccgctcccggcccgcggatttccagcagcacatcgccgcccccccgccccccaGCCCCAACCGCCCGcgcagcccctggggacagctggacCCCTACGACTCCTCCGAG gATGACAAGGAGTACGTGGGCTTTGCCACGCTGCCCAACCAGGTGCATCGCAAGTCGGTGAAGAAGGGCTTTGACTTCACCCTCATGGTGGCAG GGGAATCCGGGCTGGGCAAGTCCACCCTGGTCAACAGCCTCTTCCTGACGGACATGTACAGGGACCGCAAGCTGCTCAATGCCGAAG AGCGCATCACGCAGACAGTGGAGATCACCAAGCACGTGGTGGACATCGAGGAGAAGGGGGTCAAGCTGCGCCTGACCATCGTGGACACGCCAGGCTTCGGGGACGCCGTCAACAACACCGAGTG ctggaagccAGTGGCCGACTACATCGACCAGCAGTTCGAGCAGTATTTCCGTGACGAAAGTGGCCTCAACCGGAAAAACATCCAGGACAACCGAGTGCACTGCTGCATCTACTTCATCTCGCCCTTCGGCCATGG GCTCCGGCCCCTGGACGTGGAGTTCATGAGAGCTCTGCACCAGCGTGTGAATATCGTGCCcgtgctggccaaggctgacACGCTGACCCCTGCCGAGGTGGAGCGCATGAAGAACAAG ATCCGGGAGGAGATCGACCACTATGGCATCCGCATCTACCAATTCCCTGAGTGTGACTCGGACGAGGATGAGGAGTTCAAGCTGCAGGACCAGGCACTGAAG GAGAGCATCCCCTTCGCCGTCATCGGCAGCAACACGGTGGTGGAGGCCAAGGGCCGGCGCGTCCGCGGGCGCCTCTACCCCTGGGGCATTGTGGAAG TGGAGAACCCGTCCCACTGCGACTTCGTGAAGCTGCGCACGATGCTGGTGAGGACACACATGCAGGACCTGAAGGACGTGACACGGGAGACGCACTACGAGAACTACCGCACACAGTGCATCCAGAGCATGACCCGCATGGTGGTCAAGGAGCGCAACCGCAA CAAGCTGACCCGGGAGAGCGGGACAGACTTCCCCATCCCCGTGATCCCCCCGGTGCCGGATGTGGAGACCGAGAAGCTCATCCGGGAGAAGGACGAGGAG ctgcGGCGGAtgcaggagatgctccagaAGATCCAGAAGCAGATGAAGGACTCGCACTAG
- the CCDC183 gene encoding coiled-coil domain-containing protein 183, whose protein sequence is MEAPGSARGPKADLSQRSQEMRVLVGLQEQGAKIFAQSCEEKLRQNRELLPSLQAALQEDSNILKFVLKYNKLPIKDAFGEGQELVSGTESPEVVIKKIEAKIHEQVKVCDMLVHQLKQWSQARDERQRHLQNLRDAETEPKWQEPELQTIRQLGNDIEKMLMKIHSGEIVTNLYLRLQEVLRRELVYLPRYMDLLSGMTVMYHEELTGQTTLQANNVIKKLMAEAGPQVRMEKQLRDQSLAEQRKHIESLRRQEESERQQRQQAVSMLSAEQDQSSSETLMGADVEAAMAKMQREAFVTDKMEKAKTALQCSCLWDIPSSIEAQRKSLGNLQQHIDECNERKNMLKKTLQNLESKQAKLKFNQPLCDVSVAGSSMQEEQLRENLKQEEARLEQMRAHMLNNQKRLIEFENIVDNMFLRLQGISIPGKEDSGAVVGLEEKLQHCEQKLQFLKEQAAARPQDSTDEQSETFAKVRNLLEERTAGEKQNLRISFEDEDTTEDGHPGMLGGKVHKDSPGSHEPNKTCQLSQGHGHSRGGLQTLPSPSSPLSPADTLDFEDEDHDYIPSREDIKKQGQQLIRMNTRRCKKK, encoded by the exons ATGGAGGCCCCCGGCAGCGCGCGGGGCCCCAAGGCCGACCTGAGCCAGCGCAGCCAGGAGATGCGTGTCCTCGTGGGCCTGCAAG AGCAAGGTGCGAAGATTTTCGCTCAGTCCTGCGAGGAAAAGCTCCGGCAGaacagggagctgctccccagcctgcaggcGGCTTTGCAGGAGGACTCCAATATCCTGAAATTTGTCCTGAAG tACAACAAACTCCCCATAAAGGATGCCTTCGGAGAGGGCCAGGAGCTCGTTTCAGGCACTGAGAGCCCGGAG GTGGTCATAAAGAAGATCGAGGCCAAAATCCATGAGCAGGTGAAGGTGTGTGACATGCTGGTGCACCAGCTGAAGCAGTGGAGCCAAGCCAGGGACGAGCGCCAGAGGCACCTGCAGAATCTGCGGGATGCTGAGACAGAGCCTAAGTGGcaagagccagagctgcag ACCATTCGCCAGCTGGGCAATGACATTGAGAAGATGCTCATGAAAATTCACAGTGGAGAGATTGTCACCAACCTGTacctgaggctgcaggaggtcCTGAGGAGG gagctggtgTACCTGCCTCGATACATGGACCTCCTGTCTGGGATGACTGTGATGTACCACGAGGAGCTCACAGGCCAGACTACCCTCCAAGCCAACAATGTCATCAAG AAACTCATGGCCGAGGCGGGACCCCAGGTCCGTATGGAGAAGCAGCTCAGGGACCAGTCCCTGGCTGAGCAGAGGAAGCACATCGAGAGCCTCCGGCGCCAGGAGGAGAGcgagaggcagcagaggcag CAAGCTGTGTCcatgctctctgcagagcaggaccaGAGCTCCTCAGAAACGCTGATGG GTGCTGACGTGGAGGCCGCCATGGCCAAGATGCAGCGTGAGGCCTTTGTGACAGACAAGATGGAGAAGGCAAAGactgccctgcagtgctcctgcctCTGG GACATCCCCAGCAGCATCGAGGCACAGAGGAAATCCCTGGGgaacctgcagcagcacatcGATGAGTGCAATGAGAGGAAGAACATGCTGAAGAAGACCCTGCAGAACCTGGAGTCCAAGCAGGCTAAACTGAAGTTTAACCAGCCC ctgtgtgaTGTGAGTGTGGCTGGCTCCAGcatgcaggaggagcagctgagggagaacCTGAAGCAGGAAGAGGCCCGGCTGGAGCAGATGCGAGCCCACATGCTGAACAACCAGAAGCGCCTGATCGAGTTTGAGAACATCGTTGACAACATGTTCCTCCGCCTGCAGGGCATCTCCATCCCTGGCAAG GAGGACTCAGGTGCAgtggtggggctggaggagaagctgcagcactgTGAGCAGAAGCTGCAGTTCCTGAAGGAGCAGGCGGCAGCCCGGCCTCAGGACAGCACTGATGAACAGAGCGAG ACTTTTGCCAAGGTCAGGAACCTTCTGGAGGAAAGAACTGCAGGTGAAAAACAGAACCTGAGGATTTCCTTTGAGGATGAAGACACTACGGAAGATG GTCACCCTGGGATGCTGGGTGGAAAGGTCCACAAGGACTCTCCTGGATCCCACGAGCCCAACAAAACgtgccagctctcccagggaCATGGCCACAGCAGAGGTGGCCTCCagaccctccccagcccctcctctccACTCTCCCCTGCAGACACCTTGGATTTTGAGGATGAAGACCATGACTACATCCCCAGCCGGGAGGACATCAAgaagcaggggcagcagctgatCCGCATGAACACCAGACGTTGCAAGAAGAAGTAG
- the SBDS gene encoding ribosome maturation protein SBDS, producing MSIFTPTNQIRLTNVAVVRARRAGKRFEIACYRNKVMGWRSGAEKDLDEVLQTHTVFVNVSKGQVAKKEDLVKAFGTDDQTEICKMILSKGELQVSDKERHTQLEQMFRDIATIVADKCVNPETKRPYTVILIERAMKDIHYSVKPNKSTKQQALEVIRQLKETMQIERAHMRLRFILPAKEGKKLKEKLKPLIKVTESEDFQEQLEMVCLIDPGCFREIDELIRSETKGKGSLEVLSLKDVEEGDEKLE from the exons ATGTCCATCTTCACCCCCACCAACCAGATCCGCCTCACCAATGTGGCCGTGGTGCGGGCACGGCGCGCCGGGAAGCGCTTCGAGATCGCCTGTTACCGCAACAAGGTCATGGGCTGGCGCAGCGGAGC GGAGAAAGATCTCGACGAGGTCCTGCAGACACACACAGTGTTTGTCAATGTCTCCAAAGGCCAGGTGGCAAAGAAGGAAGATCTGGTTAAAGCATTTGGAACAGATGACCAGACAGAAATCTGTAAGATG ATTTTGTCCaaaggggagctgcaggtgtcGGACAAGGAGCGGCACACGCAGCTGGAGCAGATGTTCCGGGACATCGCCACCATCGTGGCTGACAAGTGCGTGAACCCCGAGACCAAGCGGCCCTACACAGTGATCCTCATTGAAAGGGCCATGAAGGACATCCACTACTCTGTCAAACCCAACAAGAGCACAAAGCAGCAG GCCCTGGAAGTGAtcaggcagctgaaggagacCATGCAGATTGAACGTGCTCACATGAGGCTGAGATTTATCCTGCCAGCAAAGGAGGGCAAGAAACTGAAAGAGAAGCTCAAGCCACTGATTAAAGTTACTGAGAGTGAAGATTTCCAGGAACAGCTGGAAATG GTGTGCCTTATTGACCCAGGCTGCTTCAGGGAGATTGACGAGCTGATCCGCAGtgagacaaaaggaaaaggatccctggaagtgctcagtCTGAAGGATGTTGAGGAAGGAGATGAAAAGCTTGAATAA